The following are from one region of the Paenibacillus protaetiae genome:
- a CDS encoding DUF2487 family protein, with amino-acid sequence MKFSEIEESKWNELEPYLDTCLLPVTGMTGLERPYEATQELERLRDIMDLVEVPFKGRIVTYPACHYGGEEITNLVNKLCGSLKTAGFKFVIVITAKPLSRPVPEHADLVIAAADNGKLPDAAEVSQAIRELWNSGMDQEAI; translated from the coding sequence GTGAAATTCAGTGAGATTGAAGAAAGCAAATGGAACGAGCTGGAGCCTTATTTGGACACATGCCTGCTGCCGGTAACTGGAATGACCGGCTTAGAGCGGCCGTACGAAGCAACCCAGGAATTGGAACGGCTTCGGGATATTATGGATTTGGTTGAAGTTCCGTTTAAAGGGCGAATCGTGACCTACCCGGCATGCCATTACGGAGGCGAGGAAATAACCAATTTGGTGAACAAGCTGTGCGGATCGTTAAAAACGGCCGGCTTTAAGTTCGTCATTGTAATTACCGCCAAGCCGTTGTCCCGGCCTGTGCCGGAACATGCCGATTTGGTCATTGCCGCCGCCGATAACGGCAAGCTGCCTGATGCTGCGGAAGTATCGCAGGCGATCCGGGAGTTGTGGAATTCCGGCATGGATCAGGAAGCGATTTAA
- a CDS encoding IDEAL domain-containing protein, with translation MDKMKVTYEAMLSLAAEMILDDAILKYRTDKIYLAIDHALASGDEDTFYRLTKQLNEIKH, from the coding sequence TTGGATAAAATGAAAGTAACCTATGAAGCGATGCTGTCATTAGCTGCCGAGATGATACTGGATGACGCGATTCTGAAATATCGTACCGATAAAATCTACCTGGCCATTGATCACGCGCTTGCCTCCGGCGACGAGGATACGTTCTACCGTTTGACGAAGCAGCTGAACGAGATCAAACATTAA
- a CDS encoding histidine phosphatase family protein: MIIGFVRHGKTDWNALGKIQGQTDIPLNDEGIAQAELLAARLSDEWDAVISSDLQRACQTAAIIAGRTGIPLLKPDARLRERHYGLVEGTTEEERLARWGADWRMQNIGKEPDESVRNRGLSFLEDYAAANPGTRLLIVSHGSFLSEIFKALCSQIEDVHLGNLSYSIFEQESGAWKPLLYNCTKHLQA; encoded by the coding sequence TTGATTATCGGATTTGTACGCCACGGCAAAACAGATTGGAATGCGCTTGGCAAAATTCAAGGCCAGACCGATATTCCGCTTAACGATGAAGGAATTGCCCAAGCGGAGCTGCTGGCTGCGCGGCTTTCAGATGAATGGGACGCTGTTATTTCCAGCGACTTGCAGCGGGCTTGCCAGACGGCAGCGATTATAGCTGGCCGGACGGGGATTCCTTTGCTGAAGCCGGACGCCCGACTGAGAGAACGCCACTACGGGCTAGTCGAAGGAACAACGGAAGAAGAGCGTCTTGCCCGCTGGGGAGCGGACTGGCGTATGCAAAATATCGGTAAGGAGCCGGACGAAAGTGTGCGGAACCGCGGGCTGTCGTTTTTGGAAGACTATGCTGCGGCTAACCCCGGCACCCGTCTTCTGATCGTATCTCACGGCAGTTTTTTAAGTGAAATCTTTAAGGCGCTTTGTTCTCAAATAGAAGATGTGCATCTAGGTAATTTGTCATATTCCATATTTGAACAAGAAAGCGGAGCTTGGAAACCGCTGCTTTATAATTGCACCAAACATTTGCAGGCATGA
- a CDS encoding anti-sigma factor family protein, producing the protein MKCEDAQDNFCEYWDMAEDSDIRREVDDHLLNCGSCAEQFRLWEESGQLIQSLSFEEEIIGPVDHINKGVMERIYSEQAWLRPVAHKSYQFTRSFRRNIAIVTACFMAMFSSALLYFLFHGSPSSSGASSEKVKQLTGLIETANASSDSMPITAHFISEVPMASVSDPFVLKVVPAYPQYWVALSILGIIMTLLVLNWISRTRN; encoded by the coding sequence ATGAAATGCGAGGACGCTCAAGATAACTTCTGTGAATATTGGGATATGGCGGAGGACAGCGACATTCGGCGGGAAGTCGATGATCATCTTCTGAACTGCGGCAGCTGTGCCGAGCAATTTCGGTTATGGGAAGAAAGCGGCCAGCTGATTCAGAGCCTTTCTTTTGAAGAAGAGATCATTGGTCCGGTTGATCATATTAATAAAGGCGTCATGGAACGGATTTATTCAGAGCAGGCATGGCTGCGGCCCGTAGCGCATAAAAGCTATCAGTTTACGCGCTCATTCCGGCGGAATATCGCCATTGTAACGGCTTGTTTTATGGCGATGTTTTCAAGTGCGCTGCTCTATTTTCTTTTTCACGGCAGCCCGTCTTCTTCAGGCGCTTCTTCGGAGAAAGTCAAACAGCTGACGGGATTGATCGAGACCGCCAATGCATCCAGCGACAGCATGCCGATTACCGCGCATTTCATATCCGAGGTTCCGATGGCAAGCGTCAGCGACCCGTTTGTATTGAAGGTCGTGCCGGCCTACCCGCAATATTGGGTGGCGCTGTCAATTCTCGGCATTATTATGACGCTGCTTGTTCTGAACTGGATATCGAGAACGAGAAATTAA
- a CDS encoding RNA polymerase sigma factor — MTDSELIREIKDGNAELYSELMTRYQRKILAFIYHMLKSAKLELLAEDLCSETFYKAYKSLHSFREMDATFATWLYTIARNTVLSELRKQKMAHVSLDETGSPVASPDHAPEQMALRKERMAMVRDAINNLPEKQRSALILREYDQLDYQEIANILGQTVSSVKSLLFRARASVKSQLEPYFGETAVIEEYEGMKTR, encoded by the coding sequence ATGACTGATTCCGAGCTCATTCGTGAAATCAAAGATGGTAACGCCGAACTGTACTCTGAACTGATGACTCGTTACCAGCGTAAAATATTAGCTTTTATCTATCATATGCTGAAAAGCGCCAAGCTCGAGCTGCTGGCGGAAGACTTATGTTCGGAAACTTTTTATAAAGCATATAAAAGCTTGCATTCCTTTCGGGAAATGGACGCTACGTTTGCGACGTGGCTTTATACCATTGCACGCAATACGGTGTTAAGCGAGCTGCGCAAGCAGAAAATGGCCCATGTATCGCTTGATGAGACGGGAAGTCCTGTGGCTTCGCCCGACCACGCGCCGGAACAAATGGCATTACGCAAGGAAAGAATGGCCATGGTAAGGGACGCCATTAACAATTTGCCGGAAAAACAACGCTCGGCGCTTATTCTTCGGGAATATGACCAACTGGACTATCAAGAAATTGCCAATATATTGGGACAAACGGTCAGTTCTGTCAAGTCGCTTTTATTCCGGGCCAGAGCTAGTGTGAAAAGCCAGCTTGAGCCTTATTTTGGAGAAACGGCTGTGATAGAGGAATACGAAGGGATGAAGACGCGATGA
- a CDS encoding prephenate dehydrogenase, which produces MTKIAIFGVGLIGGSLALSFKGKPGITVVGHSNRPESVEKYVQRGVVDEATTSMREAAEGADFIFLCVPVGKLADYVQEISRFHLKPGCIITDVGSTKASVAACAKSIDLNGAVFIGGHPMAGSERSGVEAASSYLFENAFYVLTPDSSTPQDAVDRLKELLVYTKAHIVVVDAVSHDQIVGAISHLPHMIAVALVNQIRGYNETNPLYESLAAGGFRDITRIAASDPVVWRDILINNRSVLLKLLQDWNAETARFMHMLETEDGEAIQQAFLEAGRFRSRMPERRKGVIHSTYDCYVDVPDHPGIIGKITTELGNNSINLSNIQIIESREDVPGVLRLSFRNQEQLDQAMEQLAASGYTIHL; this is translated from the coding sequence ATGACAAAAATAGCGATTTTTGGAGTTGGCCTTATCGGCGGCTCATTGGCTTTAAGCTTTAAAGGCAAGCCGGGCATTACCGTGGTCGGCCACTCCAACCGGCCTGAATCGGTCGAGAAGTATGTGCAGAGAGGGGTTGTTGATGAAGCGACGACCTCGATGCGCGAAGCGGCGGAAGGCGCCGACTTTATATTCCTGTGCGTTCCGGTCGGCAAACTGGCGGACTATGTTCAGGAGATCAGCCGCTTTCATCTAAAACCGGGCTGTATTATAACCGATGTCGGCAGCACAAAAGCATCGGTAGCGGCATGCGCCAAGTCCATTGATTTGAACGGTGCTGTGTTTATCGGCGGCCATCCGATGGCAGGATCGGAACGGTCCGGCGTTGAAGCGGCATCCAGCTATTTGTTCGAGAATGCCTTTTATGTGCTGACGCCGGACAGCTCGACACCGCAAGATGCGGTGGACCGGCTGAAGGAGCTGCTTGTTTATACGAAGGCGCATATCGTTGTAGTGGATGCGGTGTCCCATGATCAAATTGTTGGCGCAATCAGCCACCTGCCGCATATGATCGCGGTGGCGCTTGTGAATCAGATCCGCGGGTATAACGAAACCAATCCGCTGTATGAATCGCTTGCGGCCGGCGGGTTCCGCGATATAACGCGAATTGCCGCCAGCGATCCGGTTGTATGGCGCGATATTCTCATTAACAACCGTTCCGTATTGCTGAAGCTGCTGCAGGATTGGAACGCAGAGACGGCCCGGTTCATGCATATGCTGGAGACGGAGGACGGCGAAGCGATCCAACAGGCGTTCCTGGAAGCGGGACGGTTCCGTTCCCGGATGCCCGAGCGGCGCAAAGGCGTTATTCATTCTACATACGACTGTTATGTAGATGTTCCGGATCATCCCGGCATTATCGGTAAAATTACGACAGAGCTTGGCAACAACAGCATTAACCTGAGCAATATTCAAATTATTGAAAGCCGGGAGGATGTGCCGGGCGTGCTTCGTTTATCGTTCCGTAACCAGGAGCAGCTGGATCAGGCGATGGAGCAGCTGGCCGCATCCGGTTATACCATCCATTTATAG
- the hisC gene encoding histidinol-phosphate transaminase, with translation MQPKSNIVHLPVYQPGKPVEDVKRELGLSEVIKLASNENPFGCSEQAKAAIVNEVTNIYPDGAAVDLTNALADYLGVQSNQIVFGAGSSEIILMAARAFFVPGDETIMADETFAQYKHNAKVENATIIEVPLKDGKHDLPAMLAKVTDRTKIIWVCNPNNPTGTIVGREELVQFLDQVPEHVLVVLDEAYCEFLDNPDFPDGIELLPNYRNLLVLRTFSKIYGLAALRIGYGVGHPDVIRYINQVREPFNTSRAAQAAAKAAVADQAFIDFCRTENNKGIAYLSEQFDRLGLSYFPAHGNFIMVDTGLPSPQVFDALLRKGVIVRPGWACYPTYIRVSIGKEEENRKFLNAFEQVLQEAAVHG, from the coding sequence ATGCAGCCTAAAAGCAATATCGTACATCTCCCGGTTTATCAGCCAGGTAAGCCCGTTGAGGACGTAAAGAGGGAGCTTGGATTGTCCGAAGTGATCAAGCTTGCTTCCAATGAGAATCCGTTTGGCTGCTCTGAGCAGGCCAAAGCTGCGATCGTAAACGAAGTAACCAATATTTATCCGGATGGGGCGGCTGTCGATCTGACGAACGCTTTAGCCGATTATTTAGGCGTTCAAAGCAACCAGATTGTGTTTGGAGCAGGCTCCAGCGAAATTATTTTAATGGCGGCCAGAGCTTTTTTTGTGCCGGGTGACGAGACAATTATGGCGGATGAAACATTCGCTCAATATAAACATAATGCCAAAGTGGAAAATGCCACAATTATTGAAGTTCCGCTGAAGGACGGCAAACATGATCTTCCGGCGATGCTGGCGAAGGTAACGGATCGCACCAAAATTATTTGGGTGTGCAATCCGAACAATCCAACCGGCACGATTGTTGGCCGCGAGGAGCTGGTTCAATTTTTGGATCAAGTGCCGGAGCATGTGCTTGTTGTGCTGGATGAGGCGTATTGCGAGTTTTTGGACAATCCTGATTTTCCGGATGGCATTGAGCTGCTGCCGAACTACCGCAATTTGCTTGTGCTTCGCACCTTCTCGAAAATATACGGCCTTGCAGCGCTGCGCATCGGCTATGGCGTTGGCCATCCTGATGTGATCCGTTATATTAATCAGGTGCGCGAGCCGTTTAATACAAGCCGTGCCGCTCAAGCTGCGGCAAAAGCAGCAGTAGCCGACCAGGCATTTATTGATTTTTGCCGGACCGAAAATAATAAAGGGATTGCTTATTTGAGCGAACAGTTCGACAGGCTTGGCTTATCTTATTTCCCGGCACACGGCAACTTTATTATGGTCGATACGGGCCTTCCGTCGCCTCAAGTCTTTGATGCTTTGCTGCGGAAGGGCGTTATCGTACGTCCGGGCTGGGCTTGTTACCCGACGTACATTCGCGTCTCGATTGGCAAAGAGGAAGAAAACCGCAAGTTTTTGAATGCGTTCGAGCAAGTTTTGCAAGAAGCGGCGGTGCACGGATAA
- the trpA gene encoding tryptophan synthase subunit alpha, translating to MNRIDQTFARLRELGETALIPFVTVGDPDVGSTVEIIKQLEQSGADLVELGVPYSDPLADGPVIQRASERALKNNITMLDCIETAAQARQAGVQLPFILFTYFNPVLQFGIERFFELIRTKEISGLIIPDLPIEEDAEVRELAEASGIYLIPLVAPTSKDRIKRIASQAKGFVYCVSSLGVTGVRSDFHAGIDEFLATVREACDVPIAVGFGISSREHVERFSALCDGVVVGSAIVRQIEDALPLLGDGSKRETGLGQIGDFVKQLKG from the coding sequence ATGAATCGCATTGATCAAACGTTTGCACGTTTGCGTGAGCTTGGCGAAACCGCCTTAATTCCTTTTGTTACGGTAGGCGACCCTGATGTCGGGTCGACCGTCGAAATTATTAAGCAGCTGGAGCAGTCCGGTGCGGACCTGGTTGAGCTTGGTGTTCCTTATTCGGATCCGCTTGCCGACGGCCCGGTTATTCAACGAGCATCCGAGCGGGCGCTCAAAAATAACATTACGATGCTGGACTGCATAGAGACAGCCGCTCAGGCGCGCCAAGCAGGCGTCCAGCTTCCTTTTATCCTGTTTACGTACTTTAATCCGGTGCTGCAATTTGGGATTGAACGTTTCTTTGAACTGATCCGTACGAAAGAAATAAGCGGCCTGATTATTCCCGACCTGCCGATCGAAGAGGATGCGGAAGTGCGGGAGCTGGCAGAAGCTTCCGGCATTTATTTGATTCCGCTGGTTGCTCCGACATCTAAGGACCGGATCAAGCGGATTGCCAGCCAGGCCAAAGGGTTTGTCTATTGCGTATCCTCGCTTGGCGTTACCGGCGTCCGCTCCGATTTCCATGCCGGCATTGACGAATTTCTCGCCACGGTCCGCGAAGCGTGTGATGTTCCGATCGCAGTTGGCTTCGGCATCTCGAGCCGCGAGCATGTGGAGCGCTTCTCCGCTTTATGCGACGGCGTTGTTGTAGGCAGCGCTATTGTGCGCCAAATTGAAGATGCGCTGCCGCTGCTGGGCGACGGGTCGAAGCGGGAAACCGGCCTTGGCCAGATCGGCGATTTCGTTAAGCAACTGAAAGGCTAA
- the trpB gene encoding tryptophan synthase subunit beta → MNTVPDINGRFGKFGGRYVPETLMNALLELEEAYKHYSQDPEFQEELRYLLHKYSGRPTSLYYAERLSEHLGGAKIYLKREDLNHTGAHKINNALAQGLLAKRMGKKKVIAETGAGQHGVASATVAALLGLECKVLMGEEDMARQQLNVFRMRLLGTEVVPVTSGTRTLKDACNEALRYWVSNVNDTYYILGSATGPHPYPMMVRDFQRIIGDEARQQIITDEGRLPDYVVAAVGGGSNSIGIFYPFIEDEGVRLLGVEAAGRGVHTEEHAATMTKGREGVFQGSFSYVLQDEHGQVLPAYSISAGLDYPGIGPEHAYLRDSGRAQYVPITDAEALEGLQLLSRTEGIIPALESAHAIAQTMKLAPTLDKDQIIVVSLSGRGDKDVEAIMGYLGGENNESH, encoded by the coding sequence ATGAATACTGTGCCAGATATCAACGGCCGTTTCGGCAAATTTGGCGGACGTTACGTGCCTGAAACGTTAATGAACGCGCTCTTGGAGCTGGAAGAAGCCTATAAGCATTATTCGCAAGACCCGGAGTTTCAGGAAGAGCTTCGTTATTTGCTCCATAAATATTCCGGACGTCCGACATCGCTGTATTACGCCGAGCGTCTCAGCGAGCATTTGGGCGGCGCTAAAATTTATTTGAAACGTGAAGATTTGAACCATACCGGCGCCCACAAAATCAATAATGCGCTGGCGCAAGGGCTGCTCGCTAAACGGATGGGCAAAAAGAAAGTCATTGCCGAAACAGGCGCCGGCCAGCATGGCGTTGCGTCGGCAACGGTTGCCGCTTTGCTTGGGCTGGAATGCAAAGTGCTGATGGGCGAAGAAGATATGGCACGGCAGCAATTGAACGTGTTCCGTATGCGCCTGCTCGGAACGGAAGTAGTTCCGGTTACATCCGGCACGCGTACGCTGAAAGATGCGTGCAATGAAGCGCTTCGTTACTGGGTAAGCAATGTCAACGATACGTATTATATATTGGGCTCCGCTACCGGCCCGCATCCGTATCCAATGATGGTTCGTGATTTCCAGCGGATCATTGGGGATGAAGCCCGCCAGCAAATCATAACTGATGAAGGCCGCCTGCCGGATTACGTTGTAGCGGCTGTCGGCGGAGGAAGCAACTCGATCGGCATTTTTTATCCGTTTATTGAAGATGAAGGCGTGCGCCTGCTTGGCGTGGAGGCCGCCGGCCGCGGCGTTCATACGGAGGAGCATGCGGCAACGATGACTAAAGGGCGCGAAGGCGTATTCCAGGGCTCTTTCAGCTATGTGCTGCAGGATGAGCACGGCCAGGTGCTCCCGGCTTATTCGATATCGGCCGGCCTCGATTATCCGGGCATCGGCCCTGAACATGCTTATTTGCGGGATTCGGGAAGAGCGCAATACGTTCCGATTACGGATGCGGAGGCGCTGGAAGGGCTTCAGCTTCTATCCCGAACGGAGGGCATTATCCCGGCGCTTGAATCAGCCCATGCCATTGCGCAGACGATGAAACTGGCTCCAACGCTGGATAAAGACCAGATTATTGTCGTAAGCTTGTCCGGCCGCGGCGATAAAGACGTCGAAGCGATTATGGGTTACCTGGGAGGCGAAAACAATGAATCGCATTGA
- a CDS encoding phosphoribosylanthranilate isomerase: MNAPRIKICGLKDKETIRSMNGLPFHEIGFVFAPSKRQVSPETAAGLIHEAKQLAAANGAAPRTVGVFVNAGLEELRSALAAAPLDVVQLHGAESPEFCREAREQLSVAVWKVFSVGDGSETPEQRFAPFKGAVDAVLIDTAGGGTGVPFDWRQIDAYKQAAAAIGVPLYVAGGLHPDNVRELMEQYAPGGVDVSSGVESDGHKDIDKIRLFVQRVVNS, encoded by the coding sequence ATGAATGCACCCCGAATCAAAATTTGCGGGTTGAAAGACAAGGAAACGATCCGTTCCATGAACGGGCTGCCGTTCCATGAAATCGGTTTTGTGTTTGCGCCAAGCAAACGCCAGGTCAGTCCGGAAACAGCAGCAGGCCTCATTCATGAAGCCAAGCAGCTGGCAGCGGCGAACGGCGCCGCGCCGCGGACGGTAGGCGTATTTGTGAACGCCGGCCTTGAGGAGCTGCGCAGCGCGCTGGCAGCCGCGCCGCTTGATGTAGTGCAGCTGCATGGAGCAGAATCGCCGGAGTTTTGCCGCGAAGCCCGTGAGCAGCTGAGCGTTGCCGTATGGAAAGTATTTTCCGTAGGCGATGGAAGCGAGACGCCGGAGCAGCGATTTGCCCCGTTCAAAGGAGCGGTGGACGCCGTGCTGATTGATACAGCCGGCGGCGGGACAGGCGTTCCGTTTGACTGGCGGCAAATTGACGCATACAAACAAGCAGCCGCTGCCATTGGCGTGCCGCTATACGTCGCCGGCGGCCTTCATCCGGATAATGTCCGGGAACTTATGGAGCAATATGCGCCGGGCGGCGTAGACGTATCCAGCGGCGTAGAATCGGACGGACATAAAGACATCGACAAAATACGATTATTTGTGCAAAGGGTGGTTAATTCATGA
- the trpC gene encoding indole-3-glycerol phosphate synthase TrpC, whose protein sequence is MFLNKIVATKQQEVEALAASFSLADAERRIAGMPACRGFERALTAGRKRSMGLIAEVKKASPSKGLIREDFHPALLAATYEQAGADCISVLTDRDYFQGCNEFLTTVKQTVHVPLLRKDFIIDYRQVYEARLIGADAVLLIAAILTQQQLSELYSTAKSLGLDVLVEVHDEAEMNSVLELGQASLIGINNRNLHTFVTDLTTTETLIGLAPKEVTVISESGIAGPDDLAYLAGAGAQGVLIGEYFMRQQDVGRAVLDLMGEVAVR, encoded by the coding sequence ATGTTTCTAAATAAAATCGTAGCAACCAAACAGCAAGAAGTTGAAGCGCTGGCCGCATCGTTTTCACTGGCGGATGCTGAGCGCCGAATCGCCGGCATGCCTGCATGCCGCGGTTTCGAACGGGCGCTTACAGCAGGCCGCAAACGTTCGATGGGGCTGATTGCGGAAGTGAAGAAGGCTTCGCCTTCCAAAGGGCTGATTCGCGAGGACTTTCATCCGGCGCTGCTTGCGGCGACTTACGAGCAGGCAGGAGCGGACTGCATTTCGGTATTGACGGACCGGGATTATTTTCAAGGCTGCAACGAATTTCTGACGACTGTTAAGCAGACGGTTCATGTGCCGCTGCTGCGCAAAGATTTTATTATTGATTACCGGCAGGTCTATGAAGCGCGCCTGATCGGCGCCGATGCGGTGCTGCTTATAGCGGCGATTCTAACGCAGCAGCAGCTTTCCGAGCTGTACAGTACGGCGAAATCGCTTGGGCTGGATGTGCTCGTAGAGGTTCACGACGAAGCCGAAATGAACTCGGTGCTGGAACTTGGCCAAGCATCGCTTATCGGCATCAACAACCGTAATTTGCATACGTTTGTGACGGATCTGACAACGACGGAAACGTTAATCGGTCTTGCTCCGAAAGAAGTTACGGTCATTAGCGAAAGCGGCATAGCGGGTCCGGACGATCTCGCTTATTTGGCCGGAGCAGGCGCGCAAGGCGTGCTGATCGGCGAATATTTTATGCGCCAGCAGGATGTTGGCCGGGCGGTGCTGGACTTGATGGGGGAAGTGGCGGTACGATGA
- the trpD gene encoding anthranilate phosphoribosyltransferase, whose amino-acid sequence MKQALTKIMGNHDLTREEARSVMDIIMSGEATSSQIAGVATALRMKGETKDEITGFAEAMRSFSSQLNTNREGLLDTCGTGGSGIHKFNISTSSAIIAAAAGIRVAKHGNRAMSGKAGSADVLEALGVNINLTPEQGAACLDQAGICFMFAQLYHPSLKHAAAPRRELGVRTIFNILGPLANPAGADRQLVGLYDRSQTELVAGVLGELGLKRALVVGSYDGLDEISISEPTRVSELLDGQVRTYDLSPEEIGLKRYPLSDVIGGDASTNAAIIRSIFSGNERGAYREIVLANAAACIFVGGAASSLKEGVRVAAEIIDSGAAQRKLETLIQTTGELAHVSK is encoded by the coding sequence ATGAAGCAGGCGTTGACTAAAATTATGGGCAATCACGATTTAACGCGGGAGGAAGCGCGCTCTGTCATGGATATCATCATGTCCGGAGAAGCAACCTCATCCCAAATTGCAGGCGTAGCAACCGCTCTTCGTATGAAAGGCGAAACGAAGGATGAAATTACCGGCTTCGCGGAAGCGATGCGTTCGTTCTCGAGCCAGTTGAACACGAATCGGGAAGGGCTGCTTGATACTTGCGGCACCGGCGGATCCGGCATCCATAAATTCAATATATCAACAAGCTCGGCGATTATAGCCGCAGCGGCAGGCATTCGGGTTGCCAAGCACGGCAACCGCGCGATGTCCGGCAAAGCGGGCAGCGCAGATGTACTGGAAGCGCTTGGCGTCAATATTAACCTGACGCCTGAACAAGGGGCGGCATGCCTGGATCAGGCGGGCATTTGCTTTATGTTCGCACAGCTGTACCATCCTTCACTGAAGCATGCAGCTGCTCCCCGCCGCGAACTTGGCGTGCGCACGATTTTTAACATTTTGGGTCCGCTTGCGAATCCGGCCGGCGCTGACCGCCAGTTGGTCGGGCTGTACGATCGTTCGCAGACAGAGCTTGTGGCCGGTGTGCTGGGCGAGCTTGGGTTAAAACGGGCGCTTGTTGTCGGAAGTTATGACGGATTGGATGAAATCAGCATTTCCGAACCGACGAGAGTATCGGAGTTGCTGGACGGCCAGGTCCGCACGTACGATTTGTCGCCGGAGGAAATCGGCCTGAAGCGGTATCCGTTAAGCGACGTCATTGGCGGAGATGCTTCAACCAATGCCGCGATTATCCGCTCCATCTTTAGCGGCAACGAGCGCGGCGCATACCGCGAGATCGTGTTGGCGAATGCCGCTGCATGCATATTTGTCGGAGGCGCGGCGTCGTCTCTGAAAGAAGGAGTTCGGGTCGCTGCGGAAATCATTGACTCCGGCGCCGCACAGCGGAAACTGGAGACGCTTATTCAAACGACAGGAGAGTTGGCTCATGTTTCTAAATAA